TGGTCGCCCTCGGCCGAGAAATCCGCCACGCGCATCCGCATGGCGAGCAGGTTCTGGTGGTGGCGCGCGGGGACGGGCTGGAGGAAGCGGCCCCAGCTGGCGGCGCTGGCGGCGAACACCGTGGGCGCCTCGCCGCCCTCGGCCAGCGTCACGCGGCCGTCGCGGAAATCCAGCGTGACGGCGCGGCCGGGCTGCACCACGGCGAAGCGCCCCTCGGCGCCGGGCAGGCGGTGGCGGAGCGTTTCATCCGCGTCGCACAGCGCCTGCCAGGCCGCGAGCGCGCCCTCGGCGCCGAGCCAATCCCATCCGCGTTCCATGCCGTCCTCCCTCGTGTTGCGCGCATGTTCGGTCGCGCGGGCGCGATGGGCAATCACCCCGCTTGAAAGGGCGCGCGGGGCGGGCGAGCATCCCGGCCATGAAACTCCCGGCTCATCACCGCTACGCGCACAGCGCGATCCCGAACCGCCCGGTCTATGACTGGCCCGGCGGCAGGCGCCTCGCGCTGCTCGTCGTCAACAACATCGAGCATTTCGCCTTCCGCGCCGGCCTCGGCTCGGACAGCACGAGCCTCAGCCCGGTGCAGAACCAGCGCAGCTATGCCTGGCGCGATTACGGCAACCGCGTCGGCCTCTGGAACATGCTGGAGACGCTGGATGAGCTGGGGATCCCTGCCGCGCACAACATCAATTCCGCGGCGCTGGAGGCTTGCCCCGAGATCGGCCCCGCCCTGCGGGCGCGGGGCGACGAGTTCATCGGCCATGGCCGCAGCAATTCCGAACGGCAGGACATCCTCTGGGAGGAGGATGAGCGCCGGCTGATCGAGGAAAGCCGCGACGTGCTGGCGCGCCATGCGGGTGTGGCGCCCAAGGGCTGGCTCGGCCCCTATATCGCGCAGAGCAGCGTGACGCCCGACCTGCTGCAGGAGGCGGGCTTCACCTACGTTATGGACTGGCCGGCGGATGACCAGCCCTTCTGGATGAAGACGCGTGCGGGGAAGATTCTCTCCGTGCCCTATTCGGTGGAGCTGAATGACAGCCCGGCGCTGATCGCCCGCCAGCACAGCGCGCGCGAATTCGCCGAGATGATCACCGACCAGTTCGACGAGATGCTGCGCCTCTCGGAAAAGCGCCCGCTGGTGTGCAGCATCGTGCTGCACCCCTTCATCCTGGGCCAGCCGCACCGGCTGCGCCCGCTGCGCCAGGCGCTCCGGCATGTGATGGCGCATCAGGACAAGCTTTGGGTGACGCGGCCGGGCGAGCTGGCGGAATATGTGGCCGGCCTGCCGGCGGGCATCATCCCCGGTTCGGAGGCGTGATGCGCGATTTCGAGGGCTATGGCCGCAACCCGCCCGACCCGCGCTGGCCCAACGGCGCCAAGCTCGCGCTCAACTTCGTCATCAACCATGAGGAGGGCGGCGAGGAGAGCTTCCCGGATGGCGACCCGCGCAGCGAGAACGCGCTGACCGAGGGCAGCACGGCGCCGGTGAAGGGCCGCGACCTCGCGGCCGAGAGCATGTTCCAATATGGCAGCCGCGTCGGCTTCTGGCGGCTGCATCGCCTCTTCACCGAGCGCGGCCTGCCCTGCACCGTCTTCGCCGTGGCGCGCGCGCTGGAGCGCACGCCGCAGGCGGCGGCCGCCATGCGCGAGGCCGGCTGGGACGTGGATGGCCACGGCCTGCGCTGGGAGATGCATATCGGCATGGAGGAGGCGGAGGAGCGCGCGCGCATCGCGGAAGCCACCGCCATCATCACGCGCATGATCGGCACGCCGCCGCTCGGCTGGTACACGCGCTATGCGCCGAGCCTGCACACGCGCCGCCTGCTGGCCGAGGCCGGCTACCTCTATGACAGCGACGCCTATGACGACGAGCTGCCCTATTGGCGCGACCTGCGCGGCACGCCGCGCCTCATCCTGCCCTACAACCTCGCGCATAATGACGTGCGCTTCCAGCGCACCGCGCTGACCACGGGCGAGGAGTTCTTCCAATACATCAAGGGGGCCGTGGAGCTTCTGCTGACAGAACCGAAGGGGCGCATGCTCAGCGTGGGCCTGCACAACCGCATCATCGCCCATCCGGGGCGCGCGGCGGGGCTGGCGAAGCTGCTCGACTGGGTGGCGACGCAGCCGCAGGTCTGGGTCTGCCGGCGGGGGGACATCGCGCGGCACTGGATCGCGCATCACGCGCCGTGAGGGGCGGATTTGGCGCGCGGCGGATGAGACGTTACAAAATCGCGGCATGAGCACCCGCATCGCCCAACGCGCCCTTTGCCTCGATGATTTCGAGACCATGTCGCGGCGCCATCTGCCGCGCCCCATCTTCGGCTACGTCGCCGGCGCCACCGAGCGCAATGCGGCCCTGGCCGATAGCGCGCGGGCCTTCACCGAATACGGCTTCGTGCCGCGCGTGCTGCGGGATGTCTCCCAGCGCAGCACCAAGGCCACCATCTTCAACCGCGAATGGGCCGCCCCCTTCGGCATCGCGCCCATGGGCCTTTCCGCGCTCGCCGCCTATCGCGGCGACATCGTGCTGACCGAGGGCGCGAAGGCCGCCAATATCCCGATGATCCTCTCCGGCTCCTCACTGATCCGGATGGAGGAGGTCATCGCGGCCAACCCGGACACCTGGTTCCAGGCCTATCTCCCGGGCGATGCCACGCGCGTCGAGGCGCTGGTGGACCGCGTGGCGGCGGCGGGCTTCGGCACGCTGCTTCTGACGGTGGACACGGCGGTGCTGCCCAACCGCGAGAACAATGTCCGCAACGGCTTCTCCACGCCGCTGCGCCCCTCGCTGCGGCTGGCGCTGGACGGCATCACGCACCCGATGTGGTCCATCAACACCTTCCTCAAGACGTGGCGCCTGCACGGCATGCCGCATTTCGAGAACAGCTTCGCCGAGCGCGGCGCGCCCATCCTCGCCAGCAACGTGCTGCGCGACTTCACCGCGCGGGATCACCTGAACTGGGAACATCTGGCGCTGATCCGCCGGCGCTGGCCGGGCTGGCTGATCGTGAAGGGCGTGATGCACCCCGAGGATGCGGCCCGCGCCGCGGCCGAGGGGGCGGACGGCGTCATCGTCAGCAACCATGGCGGGCGCCAGCTGGACGGCACCTCGGCGCCCTTGCGCGTGCTGCCCGAGATCAAGGCGGCGGCGCCCAACATCACGGTGATGCTGGATGGCGGCATCCGGCGCGGGACCGATGTGATGAAGGCGCTGGCGCTGGGCGCCGACTTCGTCTTCGTCGGTCGCCCCATGCTGCATGCGGCGGCCGTGGCCGGGCGCGAGGGCGTGGACCGCGCCATCTCGCTTCTGCTGGGTGAGCTGGAGCGCAACATGGCGCTGCTCGGCGTGAACTCGCTGGCGGAGCTCACGCCCGAATGCCTGATCCGCGTGGGCGGGCCCTGATCCGGCCTCAGGCGGCCTTCACCTCCGCGAGGAAGCGGCCCAGCTCCGCCTGGGTCGAGGCCGCGTAGCGCGACAATTCGCCCGCCGCCTCGTGCACCTGGCCCGCCGCGCTGCCGGTGGCGGCGGCGAGGCCGCTCACGGCGCCGATGCTGTCGGTCACCGCGCGCGTGCCGGTGGCCACTTCCTGCACATGGCCGCTGATGGCGCGCGTCGCCCCCTCCTGCCGCTCGACCGAGGCGGCGATGGCGGCGGTGATCTCGCTCACCTGCGTCACCGTGCCGGCGACGCCGCGGATCGCGGTCACCGCATCCGTCGTCGCGGCCTGGATCTGGCCGATCTGCGAGGCGATCTCCTCCGTCGCCTTGGCCGTCTGCTCGGCCAGGGTCTTCACCTCGCCGGCGACGACGGCGAAGCCCTTGCCGGCCTCGCCCGCGCGGGCGGCCTCGATCGTCGCGTTGAGCGCCAGCAGGTTGGTCTGCGCGGCGATCTGGCGGATCAGCGTCACCACCTCGGTGATGCGCGTGGCACCGGCGGCCAGCTCCCGCACCACGCCGTCGGTGCGGTGGCTCTCGGCCACGGCGGCATCCACGACGCTGCGGGACTGCAGCACCTGGCGCGTGATCTCGCCGATGGAGGCGGTGAGTTCCTCCGCGCCGGCCGCCACGCTCTCGATGCAGCCGCGGCTGCTTTCGGCGGCGCGGGCGATGGCGCCGGCCTCGGCCTGGCTCTGCTCGGCCGTGCCGGTCATGGCGGCGGCATTGGCCTCCAGCTGCGTCGCGGCGGCGGCCAGCGCGCCGACCAGTTCGCCGACCCGCGCCTCGAAGCCGTCGGTCGCGCGGCTCAGCGTCTCGGCGCGGGCGAGGCGGGCGGCCTGGCTCGCGGCCTGCTCGGCGGCCAGGCGCTCGCCCTCGATCAGCCCGTCCTTGAAGTGCTGCACGGCGCGGGCGATGGCGCCGATCTCATTCGCGCGCTCCTGGTCCGGGATCTCGACGGCGAGGTCGCGCGCGGCGAGGCGGTCCATCGCCGCGGTGGCGCGGGCCAGCGGGCGCAGCACCAGGCGCTGCGTGGCGATCAGCCCGCCCGCCGCCAGCAGCAGCGCCAGAGCCAGCAGGGCGAGGCCGCCGAACAGGCCCCAGGCGGCCTGCGCCTTGCTGGCGCGGGCATGCGCCACCAGGGCATCGAAGGCGGCATTGGGCACGGTGTTCACGCTGGCGAGGCCGGCGACCTGGGGGTCGCGGAAGGCGGCCTGCTCCATCTCCGCCCGCTGGCCGCGCAGCAGGGTCTGCATCAGAGGCGGCCGGGCGGTGGCCAGGGCGCCGGTCACCATGGGCGCGGCGGTGCCCATCGCTGCCCGCAATTCGGGCGGGCCGGCGGGGGCGGCGCGTTCGAGCTGCGCCCATGCGGCATCAATCAGGCCCTGGGCCCGCAGCGCGGCCATGGCCTCCTCCGGCGTCCAGCCCCGGCCGGCGCTGAGCGCCGAGGAGATGGCCAGCGCCACGTCGCCCACGGCGCTGCGGAGCACCCAGCCGGCGCGGCGCATGGCGATCAGCCGGTCCACCGCCGGGTCGTTCCCCAGGGCGAGATCCTCCACCGCCTCGGTGATGGCGAGCAGCGTGTTCACATGCGACAGGCTGCCCTCCGCCCAGCGGCGCGAGAGGTCCTGCGGGCGCTGGTCGCGCGGCAGGCGCAGGGCGGCATCCACGGCGGCGCGCAGCCCCTCGATTTGGCCGCGGCCCTGCTCCAGCCGCGCCGCCTCGGCGGTGAGGCCCGAGGCGCGCAGCGCGGTGGCGGCGATGGTGCTTGCCGCCTCCGCCTCGGCGCGGCGCGGGCGGATGCGCGTGCCCTCCGGGTCCGGCGCGGGGCCGGCCAGCGCGGTCATGGTCTCGCCGCGTTCCAGCCGGAGTGCCGCGGCGGCGCGAAACAGCTCCCGCCCCGCCTCGGCCATCTGGACGATGCGTGCCGCCTCGTTGTGGCGGGCCCAGGCGCGCATCAGGAGTTCCGTGGCGAAGCCAAGGGCGAGCATCGCGAGGAGCCCCAGCGAGAAGCCCAGCAGGATACGGACGGAAAGGCCTTCGAGGGCGCGGCGGATCATCGGTCGGCGGGGCTCCGGCGAAACTCAGGGAGCCGCAGCCTAGGCGCGCGAGATTACCCGCCGGTGAACACCGCCCGCGCGCCTATTCGCGCCAGGGATGCTGGTCCCACAGCGCCTGGTAGTTCCGCCGGAGCGCGGTGAGCTCGGCCAGGTATTCCGGGGGCGCCAGGAAGCGCAGCGGCAGGTTCTGCTGCGTGGCGGCGGCCTGGAAATCGCTGTCGGCCACGGTGCGCTGCACCGAGAGGGCGAGGCGCGCCTGCACCTCGGGCGGCAGGCCGGCCGGCGCGGCCATGCCGCGCATCGAGCCCTCCACCACGTCGAAGCCCAGTTCGCGCAGCGTCGGCACCTCGGCCAGCGGCGCCCAGCGGCTGGTGCCCATCTGCGCCAGCGGCTTCAGCACGCCCTGGCGCATCTCGGCGATGCCCTCGGCCACGTTCATCACGGCCACGGGAATCGCGCGGGACATGAGGTTCTGCTTGACCTGGGCCGAGCCGCCGAAGGGCACGTGCAGGAAGCGCGCGCCGGATTTCCGCTCCAGCGCCAGCATGGCCAGGTGGTCATCGGAGCCGACGCCGGTGGTGCCATAGCCGATGGTCTCGGGCTGGGCGCGGGCGGCGGCGAGCAGGGCGGCGAAATCGTTGATCGGCGAATCGGCGCGCACCCAGATGCCGCCCGGATCGTCCACGATGTTGCCGATCAGCGTGAAATCCTCGAGCCGGAAGCGCGTGCGGCGCTCGATCGGCAGGGTCACGATGTGGGGCGTGTTGATGAAGCCGATCGTCAGCCCATCCGGCCGCGCCCGGGCGAGTTCGGTGAAGCCGATCTCGCCGCCCGCGCCGGGGCGGTTCATCACCACCACGGACTGGCCGAGGTCGCGCTCCATGAACCGGGCGATGGTGCGGGCCGCGAGGTCGGTGCCGCCACCGGCCGCGAAGGCGACGATCATGGTGAGCGGGCGATCGGGCCGCCAGGTTTCCCCTTGGGCCTGGGCCTGAGGCTGGGGCGGAAGGGCCAGCAGGGCGGGGGCGGCAAGCAGGCTGCGGCGGGTCGTCATCGGGGCATCCGGTCAAGAAAAAGCCGGCCACCGCGGGTGCGGGGCCGGCTGGAAGGGGGACGAGGCCAGGTCTCAGTCGGCGGCGAGCGCCATCCGGCTGCGGTTCAGCACGGAGAGGACGTGGTCCTCGGCCATGCCGCTGATGGTTTCCACCTGCTCCGGCGTGAAGACATGGCCGGCATTGGGGATGGTGCGGTAGTCGATGGTGACGCCCTTCTGGGTGTTCAGCTTGTCCACCAGCTTCTGCACGCTGTTCACCGGAACCAGCTCATCCTCCTCGCCATGCAGGATCAAGCCCGAGCAGGGGCAGGGGGCGAGGAAGCCGAAATCATAATGGCTGGCCGGCGCGCTGATGGAGATGAAGCCGCCCATCTCGGGCCGGCGCATCAGCAACTGCATGCCGACATAGGAGCCGAAGGAATACCCGGCGGCCCAGAGCATCGAGGCGTTGGGGTTCACCGTCTGCAGGAAATCGAGCGCCGCCGCGGCGTCGCTGATCTCGCCGATGCCGCCGTCGTAGCGGCCCTGGCTCTTGCCGACGCCACGGAAGTTGAAGCGGAGGACCGAGAAGCCCATCGCCTGGAACTTGCCGTAGAGGCTGTGGACCACGCGGTTGTTCATCGTCCCGCCATGCAGCGGGTGGGGATGGAGCAGCAGCGCGACGGGGGCGTTGGGGCGCTTGGCGTGGTGATAGCGGCCTTCGAGGCGGCCATCGGGCC
This region of Sediminicoccus rosea genomic DNA includes:
- a CDS encoding polysaccharide deacetylase family protein, coding for MKLPAHHRYAHSAIPNRPVYDWPGGRRLALLVVNNIEHFAFRAGLGSDSTSLSPVQNQRSYAWRDYGNRVGLWNMLETLDELGIPAAHNINSAALEACPEIGPALRARGDEFIGHGRSNSERQDILWEEDERRLIEESRDVLARHAGVAPKGWLGPYIAQSSVTPDLLQEAGFTYVMDWPADDQPFWMKTRAGKILSVPYSVELNDSPALIARQHSAREFAEMITDQFDEMLRLSEKRPLVCSIVLHPFILGQPHRLRPLRQALRHVMAHQDKLWVTRPGELAEYVAGLPAGIIPGSEA
- a CDS encoding polysaccharide deacetylase family protein, with protein sequence MRDFEGYGRNPPDPRWPNGAKLALNFVINHEEGGEESFPDGDPRSENALTEGSTAPVKGRDLAAESMFQYGSRVGFWRLHRLFTERGLPCTVFAVARALERTPQAAAAMREAGWDVDGHGLRWEMHIGMEEAEERARIAEATAIITRMIGTPPLGWYTRYAPSLHTRRLLAEAGYLYDSDAYDDELPYWRDLRGTPRLILPYNLAHNDVRFQRTALTTGEEFFQYIKGAVELLLTEPKGRMLSVGLHNRIIAHPGRAAGLAKLLDWVATQPQVWVCRRGDIARHWIAHHAP
- a CDS encoding alpha-hydroxy acid oxidase, giving the protein MSTRIAQRALCLDDFETMSRRHLPRPIFGYVAGATERNAALADSARAFTEYGFVPRVLRDVSQRSTKATIFNREWAAPFGIAPMGLSALAAYRGDIVLTEGAKAANIPMILSGSSLIRMEEVIAANPDTWFQAYLPGDATRVEALVDRVAAAGFGTLLLTVDTAVLPNRENNVRNGFSTPLRPSLRLALDGITHPMWSINTFLKTWRLHGMPHFENSFAERGAPILASNVLRDFTARDHLNWEHLALIRRRWPGWLIVKGVMHPEDAARAAAEGADGVIVSNHGGRQLDGTSAPLRVLPEIKAAAPNITVMLDGGIRRGTDVMKALALGADFVFVGRPMLHAAAVAGREGVDRAISLLLGELERNMALLGVNSLAELTPECLIRVGGP
- a CDS encoding methyl-accepting chemotaxis protein, yielding MIRRALEGLSVRILLGFSLGLLAMLALGFATELLMRAWARHNEAARIVQMAEAGRELFRAAAALRLERGETMTALAGPAPDPEGTRIRPRRAEAEAASTIAATALRASGLTAEAARLEQGRGQIEGLRAAVDAALRLPRDQRPQDLSRRWAEGSLSHVNTLLAITEAVEDLALGNDPAVDRLIAMRRAGWVLRSAVGDVALAISSALSAGRGWTPEEAMAALRAQGLIDAAWAQLERAAPAGPPELRAAMGTAAPMVTGALATARPPLMQTLLRGQRAEMEQAAFRDPQVAGLASVNTVPNAAFDALVAHARASKAQAAWGLFGGLALLALALLLAAGGLIATQRLVLRPLARATAAMDRLAARDLAVEIPDQERANEIGAIARAVQHFKDGLIEGERLAAEQAASQAARLARAETLSRATDGFEARVGELVGALAAAATQLEANAAAMTGTAEQSQAEAGAIARAAESSRGCIESVAAGAEELTASIGEITRQVLQSRSVVDAAVAESHRTDGVVRELAAGATRITEVVTLIRQIAAQTNLLALNATIEAARAGEAGKGFAVVAGEVKTLAEQTAKATEEIASQIGQIQAATTDAVTAIRGVAGTVTQVSEITAAIAASVERQEGATRAISGHVQEVATGTRAVTDSIGAVSGLAAATGSAAGQVHEAAGELSRYAASTQAELGRFLAEVKAA
- a CDS encoding tripartite tricarboxylate transporter substrate binding protein — its product is MTTRRSLLAAPALLALPPQPQAQAQGETWRPDRPLTMIVAFAAGGGTDLAARTIARFMERDLGQSVVVMNRPGAGGEIGFTELARARPDGLTIGFINTPHIVTLPIERRTRFRLEDFTLIGNIVDDPGGIWVRADSPINDFAALLAAARAQPETIGYGTTGVGSDDHLAMLALERKSGARFLHVPFGGSAQVKQNLMSRAIPVAVMNVAEGIAEMRQGVLKPLAQMGTSRWAPLAEVPTLRELGFDVVEGSMRGMAAPAGLPPEVQARLALSVQRTVADSDFQAAATQQNLPLRFLAPPEYLAELTALRRNYQALWDQHPWRE
- a CDS encoding alpha/beta hydrolase, encoding MPEVMFAGPDGRLEGRYHHAKRPNAPVALLLHPHPLHGGTMNNRVVHSLYGKFQAMGFSVLRFNFRGVGKSQGRYDGGIGEISDAAAALDFLQTVNPNASMLWAAGYSFGSYVGMQLLMRRPEMGGFISISAPASHYDFGFLAPCPCSGLILHGEEDELVPVNSVQKLVDKLNTQKGVTIDYRTIPNAGHVFTPEQVETISGMAEDHVLSVLNRSRMALAAD